In Pseudomonas sp. Z8(2022), a single genomic region encodes these proteins:
- a CDS encoding MbcA/ParS/Xre antitoxin family protein yields MYAKAFVDDYQPRLAGLLGLPDDATDLDVHAYIKQGIPLDQAASMQRQMAIDFEAIGGINLIARLAVKQVSSAALSGQRLSADESDRLLRVLHVLVVGESLFGDRAKALRWLSTPQKRFGGSSPIEMLKTHVGAAMVEELLVQLAEGLVF; encoded by the coding sequence ATGTACGCAAAGGCCTTTGTTGACGACTATCAGCCACGCTTGGCTGGGCTGCTGGGCCTGCCTGATGACGCGACTGATCTGGATGTCCACGCATACATCAAGCAGGGCATCCCGCTCGACCAGGCGGCAAGCATGCAAAGGCAGATGGCGATTGATTTCGAGGCCATCGGTGGCATCAACCTGATCGCACGACTGGCCGTCAAGCAAGTCTCATCGGCGGCCCTGTCGGGTCAACGGCTATCCGCTGATGAGAGCGACCGCCTTCTTCGTGTTCTGCATGTTCTGGTGGTTGGCGAGTCGCTGTTCGGTGATCGCGCCAAGGCACTACGCTGGCTCTCGACTCCGCAGAAGCGGTTCGGTGGCAGCTCGCCCATAGAGATGTTGAAAACTCATGTTGGGGCAGCCATGGTTGAAGAGCTGCTGGTTCAGCTGGCTGAAGGTCTGGTCTTTTAG
- a CDS encoding recombinase family protein translates to MPRTFAYVRVSTTGQTTENQIQEIEAAGFHVEPRRIVTETVSGSTPIAQRREFSKLMDRLEAGDVLIVTKLDRLGRDAIDVSSTVMALAEIGVRVHCLALGGVDLTSSAGTMTMNVLNAVAQFERDLLIERTQAGLNRAKAEGKTLGRKATLSEQQKQTVLDDLAAGLSVSAIARKLGTSRQTVMRARDSQQKGSTS, encoded by the coding sequence ATGCCACGCACCTTTGCCTATGTCCGCGTGTCCACGACAGGCCAGACGACCGAGAACCAGATTCAGGAGATCGAGGCCGCAGGCTTCCATGTCGAGCCGCGCCGGATCGTTACGGAGACGGTTTCAGGCAGCACGCCTATTGCACAGCGCCGAGAGTTTTCGAAGTTGATGGATCGCTTAGAGGCAGGTGATGTACTCATCGTGACGAAGCTGGATCGGCTTGGACGCGATGCTATAGATGTCAGCTCAACGGTGATGGCACTGGCCGAAATTGGTGTCCGCGTCCATTGCCTCGCCCTGGGCGGCGTTGACCTCACCAGTTCGGCGGGCACGATGACGATGAATGTCCTCAACGCGGTCGCGCAATTCGAGCGGGACTTGCTGATTGAGCGCACTCAGGCGGGTCTCAACCGGGCCAAAGCCGAAGGCAAGACACTGGGCCGCAAGGCCACTCTCAGCGAGCAGCAGAAGCAAACCGTGCTCGATGATCTGGCGGCAGGGTTGAGCGTTTCAGCCATCGCCCGAAAGCTGGGCACCAGTCGGCAAACCGTGATGCGCGCTCGTGACTCCCAACAAAAAGGCAGCACGTCATGA